The Scophthalmus maximus strain ysfricsl-2021 chromosome 7, ASM2237912v1, whole genome shotgun sequence genome includes a window with the following:
- the LOC118315701 gene encoding uncharacterized protein LOC118315701 isoform X2, giving the protein MELVSSLETPDSQSQAAVPLSPNTFVPPTLRGGECYHVFISYSSTDYQWTHSVINQLESCGLQVCYHERDFTPGRTVLENMSDCIQESQKVLLVLSPEFVRSRWCLLEANMSLFRDCLERKPIVPVLLQPGVSVPLHLCHLTYLEANDPDLMNKLLKVLCTPNQQLQGSTVVPFQPPSIYNGKALQPLTAVNDEGLNKWDTGRFSDMEVPDQLRLIIEDQETYRSAVRMINSVSQNKVWLRPVWLRVLIYIAGVILFLCLVALSVYMTATILSNFLMRDKGPVGVWVFTIVSSYCVPLGLIIQLCLWKKDDEKYIVREMQKAMGQANAILSEEKLLVGCRSNSKMYLVYVSLDDCKHEFAETFTEQIGAEDMFQRALTFFSSGYACCLAKRHFPFPQPSSTGHLEGGVCFCQYVSQQLSRGEWA; this is encoded by the exons ATGGAGCTAGTGAGTTCTCTTGAGACACCGGACAGTCAGTCACAGGCTGCTGTCCCACTGTCCCCCAACACTTTTGTTCCTCCCACACTGAGAGGTGGTGAGTGTTACCACGTCTTCATTAGCTACAGCAGCACCGACTACCAATGGACCCACTCCGTCATCAACCAGCTGGAGTCCTGTGGCCTGCAGGTCTGCTACCATGAGCGCGACTTCACTCCCGGGCGCACCGTGTTGGAGAACATGTCCGACTGCATCCAGGAGAGCCAGAAGGTGCTGCTGGTTCTCAGCCCAGAGTTCGTGAGGAGCCGCTGGTGTCTCCTGGAGGCCAACATGTCTCTGTTCAGAGACTGCCTGGAGAGGAAACCCATCGTCccagtgctgctgcagccggGCGTCTCGGTTCCCCTCCACCTCTGCCACCTCACCTACCTGGAGGCCAACGACCCCGACTTAATGAATAAGCTGCTCAAGGTGCTCTGCACCCCCAACCAGCAGCTTCAAGGCTCCACTGTGGTGCCCTTCCAGCCTCCCTCCATCTACAACGGGAAGGCCCTGCAGCCGTTGACGGCTGTCAATGATGAGGGACTCAACAAATGGGATACTGGTCGGTTCAGTGACATGGAGGTGCCAGACCAACTGCGCCTGATCATTGAGGAC CAGGAGACATACAGATCAGCAGTGAGGATGATCAACAGTGTCTCTCAAAATAAAGTGTGGCTGCGCCCAGTCTGGCTTAGAGTGCTGATCTACATTGCTGGTGTAATACTTTTTTTATGCTTAGTAGCTCTTTCTGTATATATGACTGCAACAATATTAAGCAACTTTTTGATGAGAGACAAAGGTCCTGTTGGAGTATGGGTGTTCACTATTGTTAGTTCCTACTGTGTTCCACTTGGGCTGATTATTCAGCTTTGTCTCTGGAAGAAGGATGATGAGAAGTACATTGTGAGGGAGATGCAGAAAGCTATGGGTCAGGCAAACGCAATCCTCTCTGAGGAGAAGCTGTTAGTGGGCTGTCGGTCCAATTCAAAAATGTACCTGGTGTACGTTTCGCTGGATGATTGCAAACACGAGTTTGCAGAAACCTTTACTGAGCAGATTGGTGCTGAGGACATGTTCCAAAGAGCTCTGACCTTCTTCTCTTCAGGTTACGCCTGCTGCCTGGCCAAGAGACACTTTCCCTTTCCACAGCCCAGCTCCACCGGTCACctggagggaggggtgtgtttctgtcagtatGTCTCCCAGCAGCTGAGCAGGGGGGAATGGGCATag
- the LOC118315701 gene encoding uncharacterized protein LOC118315701 isoform X1, which translates to MEPVSSLETPDSQSQAAVPLSPNTYVPPTLRGGECYHVFISYSSTDYQWTHSVINQLESCGLQVCYHERDFTPGRTVLENMSDCIQESQKVLLVLSPEFVRSRWCLLEANMSLFRDCLERKPIVPVLLQPGVSVPLHLCHLTYLEANDPDLMNKLLKVLCTPNQQLQGSTVVPFQPPSIYNGKALQPLTAVNDEGLNKWDTGRFSDMEVPDQLRLIIEDQETYRSAVRMINSVSQNKVWLRPVWLRVLIYIAGVILFLCLVALSVYMTATILSNFLMRDKGPVGVWVFTIVSSYCVPLGLIIQLCLWKKDDEKYIVREMQKAMGQANAILSEEKLLVGCRSNSKMYLVYVSLDDCKHEFAETFTEQIGAEDMFQRALTFFSSGYACCLAKRHFPFPQPSSTGHLEGGVCFCQYVSQQLSRGEWA; encoded by the coding sequence ATGGAGCCAGTGAGTTCTCTTGAGACACCGGACAGTCAGTCACAGGCTGCTGTCCCACTGTCCCCCAACACTTATGTTCCTCCCACACTGAGAGGTGGTGAGTGTTACCACGTCTTCATTAGCTACAGCAGCACCGACTACCAATGGACCCACTCCGTCATCAACCAGCTGGAGTCCTGTGGCCTGCAGGTCTGCTACCATGAGCGCGACTTCACTCCCGGGCGCACCGTGTTGGAGAACATGTCCGACTGCATCCAGGAGAGCCAGAAGGTGCTGCTGGTTCTCAGCCCAGAGTTCGTGAGGAGCCGCTGGTGTCTCCTGGAGGCCAACATGTCTCTGTTCAGAGACTGCCTGGAGAGGAAACCCATCGTCccagtgctgctgcagccggGCGTCTCGGTTCCCCTCCACCTCTGCCACCTCACCTACCTGGAGGCCAACGACCCCGACTTAATGAATAAGCTGCTCAAGGTGCTCTGCACCCCCAACCAGCAGCTTCAAGGCTCCACTGTGGTGCCATTCCAGCCTCCCTCCATCTACAACGGGAAGGCCCTGCAGCCGTTGACGGCTGTCAATGATGAGGGACTCAACAAATGGGATACTGGTCGGTTCAGTGACATGGAGGTGCCAGACCAACTGCGCCTGATCATTGAGGACCAGGAGACATACAGATCAGCAGTGAGGATGATCAACAGTGTCTCTCAAAATAAAGTGTGGCTGCGCCCAGTCTGGCTTAGAGTGCTGATCTACATTGCTGGTGTAATACTTTTTTTATGCTTAGTAGCTCTTTCTGTATATATGACTGCAACAATATTAAGCAACTTTTTGATGAGAGACAAAGGTCCTGTTGGAGTATGGGTGTTCACTATTGTTAGTTCCTACTGTGTTCCACTTGGGCTGATTATTCAGCTTTGTCTCTGGAAGAAGGATGATGAGAAGTACATTGTGAGGGAGATGCAGAAAGCTATGGGTCAGGCAAACGCAATCCTCTCTGAGGAGAAGCTGTTAGTGGGCTGTCGGTCCAATTCAAAAATGTACCTGGTGTACGTTTCGCTGGATGATTGCAAACACGAGTTTGCAGAAACCTTTACTGAGCAGATTGGTGCTGAGGACATGTTCCAAAGAGCTCTGACCTTCTTCTCTTCAGGTTACGCCTGCTGCCTGGCCAAGAGACACTTTCCCTTTCCACAGCCCAGCTCCACCGGTCACctggagggaggggtgtgtttctgtcagtatGTCTCCCAGCAGCTGAGCAGGGGGGAATGGGCATag
- the avpr1aa gene encoding arginine vasopressin receptor 1Aa encodes METTGNGTVHPNGSDPFARNEEVAQIEIMVLSITFVVAVIGNVSVLLAMYNTKKKMSRMHLFIKHLSLADLVVAFFQALPQLCWEVTFRFYGPDFLCRIVKHLQVMGMFASTYMMVMMTLDRYIAICHPLKTLQQPTQRSYIMIVSTWMCSLVLSTPQYFIFSLSEIKNGSDVYDCWANFVEPWGAKAYITWITGSIFLVPVVILVTCYGFICHTIWKNIKYKKRKTTTGAASKDGLIGKNSVSSVTTISRAKLRTVKMTFVIVMAYIVCWAPFFTVQMWSVWDENFQWADSENTAVTLSALLASLNSCCNPWIYMIFSGHLLQDFVHCFSYCRRTNADIKKEDSDSSIRRTTLLTKMTNRSPTCSTGNCRELDNCAKSSVQME; translated from the exons ATGGAGACGACTGGGAACGGCACCGTGCACCCGAACGGATCCGATCCATTTGCGAGAAACGAGGAGGTCGCCCAGATCGAGATCATGGTCCTGAGCATCACCTTCGTGGTTGCGGTGATCGGAAATGTCAGCGTCCTGCTGGCAATGTACAACACCAAGAAGAAGATGTCGCGGATGCACCTTTTCATCAAACACCTCAGCCTGGCGGACCTGGTGGTCGCCTTCTTCCAGGCGCTGCCGCAGCTCTGCTGGGAGGTCACTTTCCGCTTCTACGGCCCAGACTTCCTCTGCAGGATCGTGAAGCACCTCCAGGTGATGGGCATGTTCGCCTCCACCtacatgatggtgatgatgacccTGGACCGTTACATCGCCATCTGCCACCCGCTCAAGACCCTGCAGCAGCCCACCCAGCGCTCCTACATCATGATCGTCTCCACGTGGATGTGCAGCCTGGTGCTCAGCACGCCGCAGTACTTCATTTTCTCCCTGAGCGAGATCAAGAACGGCTCGGACGTCTACGACTGCTGGGCGAACTTTGTCGAGCCCTGGGGCGCCAAGGCGTACATCACCTGGATAACCGGCAGCATCTTCCTCGTGCCCGTGGTCATCCTGGTGACGTGCTACGGATTCATCTGCCACACCATATGGAAAAATATCAAgtacaagaaaaggaaaacgaCGACCGGTGCCGCGAGCAAGGACGGGCTGATCGGGAAGAATTCCGTCAGCAGCGTCACGACCATATCGAGAGCCAAACTGCGGACCGTTAAGATGACTTTTGTGATAGTCATGGCATACATTGTCTGCTGGGCGCCGTTTTTCACAGTGCAGATGTGGTCCGTGTGGGATGAAAACTTCCAGTGGGCTG ACTCTGAGAACACTGCGGTGACTCTGTCTGCGCTCCTCGCCAGCCTCAACAGCTGCTGTAATCCGTGGATATACATGATCTTCAGCGGTCACCTCCTCCAGGATTTCGTGCACTGCTTCTCCTACTGCCGCCGAACAAACGCGGACATCAAGAAGGAGGACTCCGACAGCAGCATCCGCAGGACAACGCTGCTGACTAAGATGACCAACCGGAGCCCTACGTGCAGCACGGGCAACTGCAGGGAGCTGGACAACTGCGCCAAGTCCTCCGTTCAGATGGAGTAA